In the genome of Nymphaea colorata isolate Beijing-Zhang1983 chromosome 9, ASM883128v2, whole genome shotgun sequence, one region contains:
- the LOC116260076 gene encoding protein RETICULATA-RELATED 4, chloroplastic-like: protein MATNLASIHLVFTNIPPTQSSHSSPSAFFTPLRSSPRRPQCVLRSSRCTKFAVAFAGGGGGTVSGGGGYGGQGGGGEGGHGGSGGGDGANEKNREEALLALGTLGRSLESLPSDLAAAIQEGRIPGEIVYRFSELERSAVLRWLLQFGGFKERLLADDLFLAKVAMECGVGIFTKTAAEYERRREKFVKELDFVLADVVMAIIADFMLVWLPAPTVSLKPPLALSAGPIAKFFHTCPDNAFQVALAGTSYSFLQRVGAILRNGLKLFAVGTSASLIGTGVTNGLINARKAFDKNFAGEAEDVPIISTSVAYGVYMAVSSNLRYQILAGVIEQRILEPLLHEQKLILSALCFAVRTGNTFLGSLMWVDYARWIGIQKIRE, encoded by the exons ATGGCGACCAATCTCGCCTCTATCCATCTTGTTTTTACAAACATACCGCCCACCCAGTCCTCCCATTCTTCTCCCTCTGCATTCTTCACCCCTCTCCGCTCCTCCCCTCGCAGACCCCAATGCGTCCTTAGATCAAGTCGATGCACCAAATTCGCCGTAGCCTTCGCGGGAGGCGGTGGGGGCACTGTCTCTGGTGGTGGTGGATATGGTGGTCAGGGGGGTGGCGGTGAAGGCGGCCATGGTGGTAGTGGTGGTGGCGATGGTGCGAACGAGAAAAACAGGGAGGAGGCTCTGCTGGCGTTAGGAACGCTGGGAAGATCTCTCGAGAGCCTTCCCTCCGATTTGGCAGCGGCGATCCAGGAGGGGAGGATCCCCGGCGAGATCGTCTACCGGTTTTCCGAGCTCGAGCGCTCGGCGGTATTGCGGTGGCTGCTCCAGTTCGGCGGCTTCAAGGAAAGGCTTTTGGCCGACGATCTCTTCCTTGCGAAGGTTGCCATGGAATGCGGCGTCGGAATCTTCACTAAG ACTGCTGCAGAGTATGAACGTCGCAGGGAAAAGTTTGTCAAGGAGCTTGATTTTGTCTTAGCAGATGTG gtaATGGCAATTATCGCAGATTTTATGCTTGTCTGGCTACCAGCACCAACTGTTTCTCTGAAGCCACCTCTAGCACTTAGTGCTGGGCCTATTGCAAAGTTTTTCCATACCTGCCCTGATAATGCTTTTCAG GTTGCTTTGGCTGGAACATCATACTCATTCTTGCAGAGAGTGGGAGCAATATTG CGTAATGGCTTAAAACTTTTTGCTGTCGGGACAAGTGCATCCTTG ATCGGAACAGGTGTTACAAATGGTTTAATCAATGCCAGGAAggcatttgacaaaaattttgCTGGTGAAGCAGAGGATGTACCAATAATATCAACTAGCGTAGCCTATGGTGTCTATATGGCAGTTTCTAGCAATTTGCG GTACCAGATATTGGCTGGTGTTATTGAGCAGCGGATTTTGGAACCTTTGCTTCACGAACAGAAGCTTATCCTGAGTGCATTATGTTTTGCTGTTCGAACAGGAAACACATTCCTGGGATCATTGAT GTGGGTAGATTATGCTCGGTGGATTGGTATTCAGAAAATCAGAGAATAG
- the LOC116260144 gene encoding uncharacterized protein LOC116260144, whose protein sequence is MHGSLEFEAMQGVKKWTVTYTKHLRQKRKVYQDGVLELSNSNQKILLYDDCGKLLDSRFLRKDEIVQCGGSLEFETHLVDVGDPDSSEKRANPDAQNDEEKLAQRITFKGQTISTLGSSKNIVQHKVGNLRNIASGTQDTVTEWHVLYTKQKSQKAKKFHDGILRLITSGHQRRKVILLSEDGMVLDSMHLKLSDDLNTGSSFELANYLVEIGKLQNCHESAASLVYHSKTSEQECNDSSKKTVFPSFSSQDKEKVSTNMDTATAKPLRNACQILFDLKKPTTSKVPGDNCRRIPMGQSLHEGAPKLAQSEATGEAEGAMSQNKMNPDDSRQDYKCQNSIHTASSSDQLSLVTDATNSLTAGFSDLVERDLKIRERFLSDDSASMVHIYPGSSNCRHFVTNEGDINVCQLDGANNGEAETQHGRKCFMSSFTAHGLPIPQHILIQR, encoded by the exons TGCATGGAAGCTTGGAGTTTGAGGCAATGCAAGGTGTAAAAAAATGGACTGTGACCTACACAAAGCATTTGAGGCAGAAAAGAAAAGTCTATCAGGATGGAGTCTTAGAGCTTTCCAACTCAAATCAAAAG ATTCTGCTCTATGATGATTGTGGAAAGCTCCTGGATAGCAGGTTTCTGAGGAAAGATGAGATAGTCCAATGTGGAGGTTCATTGGAGTTTGAAACTCATCTTGTTGATGTCGGTGATCCTGATAGTAGCGAAAAAAGGGCAAATCCAGATGCACAAAATGACGAAGAGAAACTTGCACAAAGAATTACATTCAAAGGGCAGACCATCAGTACTCTTG GCAGCAGCAAAAACATTGTGCAACACAAAGTTGGAAACCTGAGAAACATTGCAAGTGGGACTCAGGATACTGTAACAG AGTGGCATGTTTTATACACCAAACAGAAATCTCAAAAGGCCAAGAAGTTTCATGATGGCATCCTACGTCTTATAACTTCTGGTCATCAGAGAAGAAAG GTTATTCTATTAAGTGAAGATGGGATGGTCCTAGACAGTATGCACCTTAAGCTTTCTGATGACTTAAATACAGGGAGTTCTTTTGAATTGGCAAATTATCTGGTAGAGATTGGGAAGCTGCAAAATTGTCATGAGTCTGCTGCTTCACTCGTTTATCACTCCAAAACTTCAG AACAGGAATGCAATGATTCTTCGAAGAAAACTGTGTTTCCATCTTTTAGTAGCCAAGATAAAGAGAAGGTTTCTACTAATATGGACACTGCAACTGCCAAACCGCTGCGCAATG CATGTCAGATATTGTTTGATCTTAAAAAGCCAACTACTTCAAAAGTTCCTGGTGACAATTGCCGACGAATACCCATGGGGCAAAGCCTCCATGAAGGGGCACCAAAACTGGCTCAATCTGAGGCTACTGGAGAGGCAGAAGGTGCAATGTCACAAAATAAGATGAACCCAGACGATAGTAGACAAGATTATAAATGTCAAAATTCTATTCATACTGCTTCATCAAGTGATCAGCTGTCATTAGTAACAGATGCTACAAATAGCCTAACAGCTGGTTTTTCTGATCTGGTTGAGCGTGACCTGAAGATCAGGGAGAGGTTTCTGTCAGATGATTCAGCTTCTATGGTCCATATATATCCAG gatCTTCTAATTGCAGGCACTTTGTTACAAATGAAGGAGATATCAATGTTTGCCAG CTTGATGGGGCAAACAATGGAGAGGCAGAAACCCAACATGGCAGGAAATGTTTTATGAGTTCTTTCACTGCCCATGGTTTGCCAATTCCACAACACATTCTGATACAACGGTGA